A single region of the Duganella sp. BuS-21 genome encodes:
- a CDS encoding DUF979 domain-containing protein — MIVTLDYFYYVLGAMLLVVAYMALRDQHNPKRYSSAMFWGLYAVIYLAGEQLPPVAAGVLMVVMALIAGFGGVALGRYGDRSEQDRRSSAQRLGNKLLIPALLIPITTVIGSTLFKDVKWDGLFLLDPKNLTLVSLGIGSLCAVATACWLTRSTPVQAMRESRRLIDHLGWAVVLPHMLAVLGLLFTEAGMGKAVAHVVTSYINMDIRLVAVAVYCVGMALFTIIMGNGFAAFPVMAGGVGIPVLVGVYHANPAVMAAIGMFSAYCGTLMTPMAANFNIVPAALLELPDKNAVVKIQVPTALPILLANIALLYFLMNM, encoded by the coding sequence ATGATCGTCACGCTCGATTATTTCTACTATGTGCTGGGGGCGATGCTGCTGGTGGTCGCTTACATGGCGCTGCGTGACCAGCACAATCCGAAGCGCTACAGCAGCGCCATGTTCTGGGGCCTGTACGCCGTGATCTACCTGGCCGGCGAGCAGTTGCCGCCGGTGGCGGCCGGTGTGCTGATGGTGGTGATGGCGCTGATCGCCGGCTTCGGCGGCGTGGCGTTGGGCCGTTACGGCGACCGCAGCGAACAGGACCGCCGCAGCAGCGCGCAGCGACTCGGCAATAAACTGCTGATCCCGGCGCTGCTGATTCCGATCACCACCGTGATCGGCTCGACGCTGTTCAAGGACGTCAAGTGGGACGGCCTGTTCCTGCTCGACCCGAAAAATCTGACGCTGGTGAGCCTCGGCATCGGCTCGTTGTGTGCCGTCGCCACGGCCTGCTGGCTGACGCGCTCGACGCCCGTGCAGGCCATGCGCGAATCGCGTCGCCTGATCGACCATCTCGGCTGGGCGGTGGTGCTACCGCACATGCTGGCGGTGCTGGGCCTGCTGTTCACCGAGGCCGGCATGGGCAAGGCGGTGGCGCACGTAGTCACCTCGTACATCAATATGGACATCCGCCTGGTGGCGGTGGCGGTGTACTGCGTCGGCATGGCGCTGTTCACCATTATCATGGGCAACGGCTTCGCGGCCTTCCCGGTGATGGCGGGCGGTGTCGGCATTCCGGTGCTGGTCGGCGTGTACCATGCGAACCCGGCGGTGATGGCGGCGATCGGCATGTTCAGCGCCTATTGCGGCACCCTGATGACGCCGATGGCGGCCAATTTCAACATTGTTCCGGCGGCATTACTTGAACTGCCCGACAAGAACGCCGTGGTGAAAATCCAGGTGCCCACGGCGTTGCCGATATTGTTAGCAAATATTGCTTTGCTTTATTTTTTGATGAATATGTGA
- a CDS encoding DUF969 domain-containing protein has translation MEHSVVNLWPLLGVTVIIAGFALRAHPVLVVIAACVVTGVTAAMPMEQLLATLGTAFIKTRNLPLILLLPIAAIGLLERHGLKEHAQASIARIRSATTGRLLIVYLAIRELSAAFGLTSIGGHASMVRPLIAPMAEGAAEVRYPNVPLEMRHRIRAMAAATDNVGLFFGEDIFVAFGAIVLMQTILHGEGIEVDPLHMALWGIPTAICAFVIHAWRLYRLDAEIARSAT, from the coding sequence TTGGAACATTCCGTTGTTAATTTATGGCCGCTGCTGGGTGTGACCGTTATCATTGCGGGCTTCGCCTTGCGCGCGCATCCTGTGCTGGTGGTGATCGCCGCCTGCGTGGTCACCGGCGTCACGGCCGCCATGCCGATGGAGCAGTTGCTGGCCACGCTGGGCACGGCCTTTATCAAGACGCGCAACCTGCCGCTGATCCTGCTGCTGCCGATCGCCGCCATCGGCCTGCTCGAGCGTCACGGCCTGAAGGAGCATGCGCAGGCTTCCATCGCGCGCATCCGTTCGGCCACTACGGGCCGCCTGCTGATCGTCTACCTGGCGATCCGCGAGCTCAGCGCCGCCTTCGGCCTGACCAGCATCGGCGGCCACGCCAGCATGGTGCGGCCATTGATCGCGCCGATGGCCGAAGGCGCGGCCGAGGTGCGCTATCCGAACGTGCCGCTGGAGATGCGCCACCGCATCCGCGCCATGGCCGCCGCCACCGATAATGTCGGCCTGTTTTTCGGCGAGGATATCTTCGTCGCCTTCGGCGCCATCGTGCTGATGCAAACCATCCTGCACGGCGAGGGCATCGAGGTCGATCCGCTGCACATGGCGCTGTGGGGCATACCGACGGCGATCTGCGCCTTCGTCATTCACGCGTGGCGGCTGTACCGGCTCGACGCCGAGATCGCCCGGAGCGCAACATGA
- a CDS encoding pseudouridine-5'-phosphate glycosidase, which produces MHQYLLFSPEVAAARAAGKAIVALESTIISHGMPYPQNVQMAREVEQLIRDGGAVPATIAIIGGKICIGLSDQQLELLGTSPDAMKVSRRDLPFVLSQNKLGATTVAATMICAELAGIQVFVTGGIGGVHRGAETSFDISADLQELAHTSVAVVCAGVKSILDIGLTLEYLETHGVPVVSVGQRGFPAFFTTESGFDADFQLDTPAEQAAFIHTKWQLGLKGGVVVSNPVPAAEAMPKDEIDRITAQALQEADAQDISGKRVTPFLLGRIKALTEGRSLSTNIALVKNNARCGAALAVAMQHP; this is translated from the coding sequence ATGCACCAATACTTATTGTTCTCGCCGGAAGTGGCCGCCGCCCGCGCCGCCGGCAAAGCCATCGTCGCGCTGGAATCGACCATCATCTCGCACGGCATGCCCTACCCGCAGAACGTGCAGATGGCGCGTGAAGTGGAACAGCTCATCCGCGACGGCGGCGCCGTGCCGGCCACCATCGCCATCATCGGCGGCAAGATCTGTATCGGCCTGTCGGATCAGCAGCTGGAACTGCTGGGCACTTCGCCGGACGCCATGAAGGTCAGCCGCCGCGACCTGCCGTTTGTGCTATCGCAGAACAAGCTGGGCGCGACCACCGTGGCCGCCACCATGATCTGTGCCGAGCTGGCCGGCATCCAGGTCTTCGTCACCGGCGGCATCGGCGGCGTGCATCGCGGCGCCGAAACCAGCTTCGACATTTCGGCCGATCTGCAGGAACTGGCGCACACCTCGGTGGCCGTGGTCTGCGCCGGCGTGAAATCCATCCTCGACATCGGCCTGACGCTGGAATACCTGGAAACCCACGGCGTGCCGGTGGTGAGCGTGGGCCAGCGCGGCTTCCCGGCCTTCTTCACCACGGAAAGCGGTTTCGACGCCGACTTCCAGCTCGACACCCCGGCCGAGCAAGCCGCCTTCATCCACACCAAATGGCAGCTGGGCCTGAAGGGCGGTGTGGTAGTCAGCAACCCGGTGCCGGCCGCCGAAGCCATGCCGAAGGACGAGATCGACCGCATCACCGCGCAGGCCTTGCAGGAAGCCGATGCGCAGGACATCAGCGGCAAGCGCGTCACGCCCTTCCTGCTCGGCCGCATCAAGGCGCTGACCGAGGGCCGCAGCCTGAGCACCAATATCGCGCTGGTGAAGAACAACGCCCGCTGCGGCGCCGCGCTGGCGGTGGCCATGCAGCACCCCTGA
- the tal gene encoding transaldolase — protein MNNMLEYSRLQAVGALGQQIWLDNLSRDLLASGQLAALIANDGVQGITSNPAIFYQAIQHDPAYRAALPLLRTAHATPEARFEALVIPDVQRACDLFAPLYDHSDGRAGFVSFEVSPRLAHDVSATVTEARRLWKLIARPNAMIKIPATPAGIAALEEVTYAGINVNMTLIFSASQVHAVRTAHRRGLARRLQDTLSVQRIASVASVFISRIDVAVDALLAPADPLRGQAAIAAARIAYADWKNDSGFGVFAAFGATPQWLLWASTATKTAAERDVRYVEGLIGPDTINTVPDATLAAFRDHGVAEVALGTNVEAERAVLAQLAHQGIDLETIGQQLLAAGLLQFEQAFSKLLALTE, from the coding sequence ATGAACAACATGCTCGAATACAGCCGGCTACAGGCAGTCGGCGCCCTGGGACAACAAATCTGGCTCGACAACCTGAGCCGCGACCTGCTCGCCTCCGGCCAATTGGCCGCGCTGATCGCCAACGACGGCGTCCAGGGCATCACGTCCAACCCGGCCATCTTTTACCAGGCGATCCAGCACGATCCCGCGTATCGCGCCGCCCTGCCGCTACTGCGCACCGCGCACGCCACGCCGGAAGCGCGCTTCGAAGCGCTGGTGATCCCCGACGTCCAGCGCGCCTGCGACCTGTTCGCGCCGCTGTACGACCACAGCGACGGCCGCGCCGGTTTTGTCAGCTTTGAAGTGTCGCCGCGCCTGGCGCACGACGTCAGCGCCACCGTGACCGAGGCGCGCCGCCTGTGGAAGCTGATTGCCCGCCCCAACGCCATGATCAAGATTCCGGCCACGCCGGCCGGCATCGCCGCGCTGGAGGAAGTGACCTACGCCGGCATCAACGTCAACATGACCCTGATTTTCAGCGCCAGCCAGGTGCACGCGGTGCGCACCGCCCACCGCCGGGGCCTGGCACGCCGCTTGCAGGACACGTTGTCGGTGCAGCGTATCGCCAGCGTCGCTAGCGTGTTCATCAGCCGTATCGACGTCGCCGTGGACGCCCTACTGGCGCCGGCCGACCCGCTGCGCGGCCAGGCCGCCATCGCTGCCGCCCGCATCGCCTACGCGGACTGGAAGAACGACAGCGGTTTCGGCGTATTCGCCGCTTTCGGCGCCACCCCGCAGTGGCTGCTGTGGGCCAGCACCGCCACCAAGACCGCCGCCGAGCGCGATGTGCGCTACGTCGAGGGCCTGATCGGGCCGGACACCATCAACACGGTGCCGGACGCCACCCTGGCCGCCTTCCGCGACCACGGCGTGGCCGAGGTCGCGCTGGGCACCAATGTAGAAGCCGAACGCGCCGTGCTGGCGCAGCTGGCGCACCAAGGTATCGATCTGGAAACAATCGGGCAGCAATTGCTGGCCGCCGGCCTGCTGCAATTCGAGCAAGCTTTTAGCAAGTTGCTAGCACTTACCGAGTAG
- a CDS encoding TonB-dependent receptor, which produces MSKQRSFAVRSLIALAVASTLPLAYAQDTETAGKDQLETVIVTAQRRAENIKDVPMSIATIKGDKLDALTAGAGDIRVLSGRSPSLNIESDYGRAFPRFYIRGLGNTDFDLNASQPVGYVMDDIVMENAMLKGFPVFDVDQVEVLRGPQGTLFGRNSPAGVIKFDSAKPVFKQEGYLQLGVGNYSAKTAEGAFNIPLSDTVALRFAGTSQHRDNRVHNTNPTPNKGTQDFEGYGDNAFRLQALVKPNKDFEALFNYHQRNYHGSATLFRANILKQGTNDLVDGFDYGSYPTDGVNYQKLKTQGGSIRLKYNLADITLHSITGYEKLKFNSRADVDGGYGAVFAPPSGPGRIPFPVETADLLPNHKQFSQEFRAESNYSGPLQWIGGLYYFNENIQIDSISFNSLAPGNPQNVAYALQYQKAKSWAAFGALNYTVSDKLKVRGGLRYTDDKKDFFASRTDFDASNKLVTIPHTLDAKSTNVSWDLSGTYELSKSTNAFARVATGYRAPSMQGRLNGLGDVPSQAGAEKALSYEAGIKQDLFEKRARLSATVFQYRMKDKQLTAGSGTVNMNQLINADKVTGHGIELDLQANLGYGFSGSVGYSFNDTEIKDKDLRVQYCGNLANNAGLGCTPTNPMAVGFPGNVLIDGNDLPRAPRHQANFTLKYSTEVANGELYAMTDWSYRSKYNFFLYTATEYTAKPLTEGGVRVGYKWGNGKYEVAAFGRNITDKIVALSAIEFDNLTGMLNEPRTYGATFKVNF; this is translated from the coding sequence ATGAGCAAGCAACGCAGTTTCGCAGTGCGGTCGCTGATCGCACTGGCTGTCGCCAGCACTTTGCCGCTGGCATACGCGCAGGACACTGAAACCGCTGGTAAAGACCAGCTGGAAACGGTGATCGTGACGGCGCAGCGCCGCGCGGAAAACATCAAGGACGTGCCGATGTCGATCGCCACCATCAAGGGCGACAAGCTGGACGCGCTGACCGCCGGCGCCGGCGACATCCGCGTGCTGTCCGGCCGTTCGCCGTCGCTCAACATCGAGTCCGACTACGGCCGCGCCTTCCCGCGCTTCTATATTCGCGGCCTGGGCAACACCGACTTCGACCTGAACGCTTCGCAGCCGGTCGGCTACGTGATGGACGACATCGTCATGGAAAACGCCATGCTGAAGGGCTTCCCGGTGTTCGACGTCGACCAGGTCGAGGTGCTGCGCGGCCCACAGGGCACGCTGTTCGGCCGCAACTCGCCGGCCGGCGTCATCAAGTTCGACTCGGCCAAGCCGGTCTTCAAGCAGGAAGGCTATCTGCAACTGGGCGTGGGCAACTACTCGGCCAAGACGGCTGAAGGCGCGTTCAACATCCCGCTCAGCGACACCGTGGCGCTGCGCTTCGCCGGCACCAGCCAGCACCGCGACAACCGCGTGCACAACACCAATCCAACGCCGAACAAAGGCACCCAGGACTTCGAAGGCTACGGCGACAACGCTTTCCGCCTGCAGGCGCTGGTCAAGCCGAACAAGGACTTCGAGGCGCTGTTCAACTACCACCAGCGCAACTACCACGGCAGCGCCACGCTGTTCCGCGCCAACATCCTCAAGCAGGGCACCAACGACCTGGTGGACGGCTTCGACTACGGCTCCTACCCGACCGACGGCGTCAACTACCAGAAGCTGAAAACTCAGGGTGGCAGCATCCGCCTGAAGTACAACCTGGCCGACATCACGCTGCACTCGATCACCGGCTACGAAAAGCTGAAGTTCAACAGCCGCGCCGACGTGGACGGCGGCTACGGCGCCGTGTTCGCGCCACCATCGGGCCCGGGCCGCATTCCGTTCCCGGTCGAAACCGCCGACCTGCTGCCTAACCACAAGCAGTTCTCGCAGGAGTTCCGCGCCGAGTCGAACTACAGCGGTCCGCTGCAGTGGATCGGCGGCCTGTACTACTTCAACGAAAACATCCAGATCGACAGTATCAGCTTCAACAGCCTGGCGCCGGGCAATCCGCAGAACGTCGCCTACGCGCTGCAGTACCAGAAGGCCAAGTCGTGGGCGGCTTTCGGCGCGCTGAACTACACCGTGTCCGACAAGCTGAAAGTGCGCGGCGGCCTGCGCTACACCGACGACAAGAAGGATTTCTTCGCCTCGCGCACCGACTTCGACGCCAGCAACAAGCTGGTCACCATCCCGCACACGCTGGACGCCAAGTCGACCAACGTCAGCTGGGATCTGAGCGGTACCTACGAACTGAGCAAGAGCACCAACGCCTTTGCCCGCGTCGCCACCGGCTACCGCGCACCGTCGATGCAGGGCCGCCTGAACGGCCTGGGCGACGTGCCGTCGCAAGCCGGCGCCGAGAAAGCGCTGTCGTATGAGGCCGGCATCAAGCAGGACTTGTTCGAGAAGCGCGCGCGCCTGAGCGCCACCGTGTTCCAGTACCGCATGAAGGACAAACAGCTGACCGCCGGCAGCGGCACCGTCAACATGAACCAGCTGATCAACGCCGACAAGGTGACCGGTCACGGTATCGAGCTGGACCTGCAAGCCAACCTCGGCTACGGCTTCAGCGGCTCGGTGGGCTACAGCTTCAACGACACCGAGATCAAGGACAAGGATCTGCGCGTCCAGTACTGCGGCAACCTGGCCAATAATGCCGGCCTCGGCTGCACCCCGACCAATCCGATGGCGGTGGGCTTCCCTGGCAATGTCCTGATCGATGGCAACGACCTGCCGCGCGCGCCGCGTCACCAGGCCAACTTCACGCTGAAGTACAGCACCGAAGTGGCCAACGGCGAACTGTACGCGATGACCGACTGGAGCTACCGCAGCAAGTACAACTTCTTCCTGTACACCGCCACCGAGTACACTGCCAAGCCGCTGACCGAGGGCGGCGTACGCGTCGGCTACAAGTGGGGTAATGGCAAGTATGAAGTGGCAGCCTTCGGCCGCAACATCACCGACAAGATCGTCGCGCTCAGCGCCATCGAGTTCGATAACCTGACCGGCATGCTGAACGAGCCACGCACCTACGGCGCAACGTTCAAGGTCAACTTCTAA
- a CDS encoding LysR family transcriptional regulator translates to MSIDLKQLKYFLAVAEEKSFSRAAERLHISQPPLSQQIMKLESELGVKLFARTTRTFELTVAGKALMAEASELLAKMRMTIDTIRQIDRGEVGRLRVGIVGSAMWGPIPSLLEEFQTKFPRVTWTLHELGPTLQYEALRAKQIDVGFWREPKLDEDDLKTDNLRQELCFREDVCVALNEHHPLAKQEAIELIDIADEPMLTLALDKSSFPRYLIQCCVKAGFQPTIFQEASEPQTLLAMVGAGLGVTLIPETTSRIGWPGVVFVPIRSNPPSANLYITYTTTDDAPVVRAFLNILNPPARSD, encoded by the coding sequence ATGTCCATCGATCTGAAACAACTGAAGTACTTCCTCGCCGTGGCTGAAGAAAAAAGTTTCAGCCGCGCCGCCGAACGCCTGCACATTTCGCAGCCGCCGCTGAGCCAGCAGATCATGAAACTCGAAAGCGAGCTGGGCGTTAAACTGTTTGCCCGCACCACCCGCACCTTTGAGCTGACCGTGGCCGGCAAAGCGCTGATGGCGGAAGCTTCCGAGCTGTTGGCCAAGATGCGCATGACCATCGACACCATCCGCCAGATCGACCGCGGCGAGGTGGGCCGGCTGCGCGTGGGCATCGTCGGTTCCGCCATGTGGGGACCGATCCCCAGTCTGCTGGAGGAATTCCAGACCAAGTTCCCGCGCGTGACCTGGACCCTGCACGAGCTCGGCCCGACGCTGCAATACGAGGCGCTGCGTGCCAAACAGATCGACGTCGGTTTCTGGCGCGAACCGAAGCTGGACGAGGACGACCTCAAGACCGACAACCTGCGTCAGGAACTATGCTTCCGTGAAGACGTGTGCGTGGCGCTCAACGAGCACCACCCGCTGGCCAAGCAGGAGGCGATCGAACTGATCGACATCGCCGACGAGCCGATGCTGACGCTGGCGCTCGACAAGTCCTCGTTTCCGCGCTACCTGATCCAGTGCTGCGTGAAGGCCGGCTTCCAGCCGACGATTTTCCAGGAAGCGTCCGAACCGCAGACCCTGCTGGCCATGGTCGGCGCCGGCCTGGGCGTGACCCTGATTCCGGAAACCACCAGCCGCATCGGCTGGCCCGGCGTGGTGTTCGTACCGATCCGCAGCAACCCGCCGTCGGCCAACCTGTACATCACCTACACCACCACCGACGATGCGCCGGTGGTGCGGGCTTTCCTGAATATCCTGAACCCGCCGGCCCGTAGCGACTAG
- the pcp gene encoding pyroglutamyl-peptidase I: MKKIILLTGFEPFNKETVNPSWEAVRQLDGWHEGEFVVHARQLPCVFGHALKVMHQAVEELQPSIVIAVGQAGGRVDMSVERIAINIDDAPIPDNQQRQLVDQPIVNGGPAAYFSTLPIKAIVHQLREAGLPASVSQTAGTFVCNHVFYGLMHQAHEWGTTMRAGFIHIPYLPQQAAAHPGTASMKLEDVVEGLRIALRTTLAHTVDLREAGGLTH, from the coding sequence ATGAAAAAGATAATATTGTTAACGGGCTTCGAACCGTTTAACAAGGAGACCGTCAATCCCTCGTGGGAAGCGGTACGCCAGCTGGACGGTTGGCATGAGGGTGAGTTCGTTGTGCATGCGCGACAGCTGCCTTGCGTGTTCGGGCACGCGCTCAAGGTCATGCACCAGGCGGTGGAGGAACTGCAGCCGAGTATCGTGATCGCGGTGGGCCAGGCCGGCGGCCGCGTGGACATGTCGGTCGAGCGCATCGCCATCAACATCGACGACGCGCCGATACCGGATAACCAGCAACGCCAGCTGGTGGACCAGCCGATTGTGAACGGCGGCCCGGCCGCGTACTTCTCCACCTTGCCGATCAAGGCCATCGTACACCAGCTGCGCGAAGCGGGCTTGCCGGCGTCGGTGTCGCAAACGGCCGGCACCTTTGTCTGCAACCATGTGTTCTACGGCCTGATGCACCAGGCGCACGAGTGGGGCACCACCATGCGCGCCGGCTTTATTCATATTCCGTATCTGCCGCAGCAGGCGGCGGCCCATCCCGGCACCGCCAGCATGAAGCTGGAGGACGTGGTGGAAGGCTTGCGCATCGCGCTGCGCACCACGCTCGCGCATACCGTCGATCTGCGTGAAGCGGGCGGGCTCACTCACTGA
- a CDS encoding winged helix-turn-helix transcriptional regulator gives MTDSSKKEQLYQLIRANPFISQQDLAVELRLSRSAVAGHIAGLIRERRLLGRAYVLPDKRPVLCIGAANLDRKLRTIAPMALGTSNPATAEEVYGGVARNIAENLARLNLPTALLTAVGDDGAGRSLQDHAEAAGIDTRGSLKLQDAATGTYTAILDDKGELVVALADMALYDRITPEFLASRQPQRAAAAMTVADLNLPAASIAILLESARSDNLPLVIVAVSQPKMARLPQDLRGLRLLILNRGELETRAGRALPTEADVRAACRDVQAQGAQDVIVTCDSQGVYHTRGGELAWLAAHQVEVVDVTGAGDAFSAAVCWSLYQGSTDLTLACRRGLKVAAMTLESQETVSPVLAADILDEIHDFDMNAPLFPNKG, from the coding sequence GTGACCGACTCCTCCAAAAAGGAACAGCTCTACCAGCTGATCCGCGCCAACCCCTTCATCTCCCAGCAGGATCTGGCGGTCGAGCTGCGCCTGTCGCGCTCCGCCGTGGCCGGCCACATCGCCGGCCTGATCCGTGAACGCCGCCTGCTGGGTCGCGCCTATGTGCTGCCGGACAAGCGTCCGGTGCTGTGCATCGGCGCCGCCAATCTGGACCGCAAGCTGCGCACCATCGCACCGATGGCGCTGGGCACCTCCAACCCCGCCACCGCCGAGGAAGTCTACGGCGGCGTGGCGCGCAACATCGCCGAAAACCTGGCGCGCCTGAACCTGCCGACCGCCCTGCTCACCGCCGTCGGCGACGATGGCGCCGGCCGCAGCCTGCAGGATCACGCCGAAGCGGCCGGCATCGACACGCGCGGCAGCCTCAAACTGCAGGACGCGGCCACCGGCACCTACACCGCCATCCTCGACGACAAGGGCGAACTGGTGGTGGCGCTGGCCGACATGGCGCTGTACGACCGCATCACGCCCGAATTCCTGGCCAGCCGCCAGCCGCAGCGCGCGGCCGCCGCCATGACCGTGGCCGACCTCAACCTGCCGGCCGCCAGCATCGCCATCTTGCTGGAGAGCGCGCGCAGCGACAATCTGCCTTTGGTGATCGTGGCGGTCTCGCAACCGAAGATGGCACGCCTGCCGCAGGATCTGCGCGGCCTGCGCCTGCTGATCCTGAATCGCGGCGAACTGGAAACCCGCGCCGGCCGCGCCCTGCCGACCGAGGCCGACGTGCGCGCCGCCTGCCGCGACGTCCAGGCGCAGGGTGCGCAGGACGTCATCGTCACCTGCGACAGCCAGGGCGTGTACCACACGCGCGGCGGCGAACTGGCCTGGCTGGCCGCGCACCAGGTGGAGGTGGTGGACGTCACCGGCGCCGGCGACGCTTTCTCGGCCGCCGTCTGCTGGTCGCTCTACCAGGGCAGCACCGACCTGACGCTGGCCTGCCGCCGTGGCCTGAAGGTGGCCGCGATGACGCTGGAAAGCCAGGAGACCGTTTCGCCGGTACTGGCGGCCGACATCCTCGACGAAATACACGACTTTGATATGAACGCTCCGCTGTTCCCGAATAAAGGATAA